The Gadus morhua chromosome 10, gadMor3.0, whole genome shotgun sequence genome segment CTCAAGTGCATGTGCCTCtaacatcatacacacacaagtgagATGCTTTTATTTCGTTCACATCCCATATCAAGGCTTGTCACAACATATTTGTTAATTCTCTGTTACACATtatatcaaataaatatatacgttaCACACTAACCCTTGCGTTGTAGATATTTATGGCTGTGTAGGATCTTCATGAGATTCTGAACCATCAAAGTGACTGATGACTGCATGGACTGATATTAACATTGCTTACTGTGCTACATCAACGGCTCTGCATTTTAATGATCACCCTTCATGATTGATGAAtgatttctgatccacacagaGTATCAACTTGAAAATAATACTACCCTTGATATCCTCGATTTCTTACGCTCTTATTCTAATAAATGCAGAGAATTAACACATGTTCCTTTAGGTAACATGAAGTCTGATGAACATGTGGTGCATAGCAAACCACAAACCCCTCATTGTATTTATTCTACGCACCTATATTCTATACACGTGTCACATGGAGatatattgtgtatgtgtgttgattTGATACACACCTCATAACAGCAAtatgaggtgtgttgaggtgtgtttcATTATTGTTCGCCAGTGTCAGTTATTCACTTAGAggcacattattattattatagtagtATTATAGTTATTGCTCAATATTGCCATATAGTTATTAGTCCCTCCTGCAGTTCCATCTATTGTCCCCTTCCACTGAACAGTTTGTaacacacaacagaacagaGCAGTAAGAGTGCACAAATGTATCAAATAATACGCAAGAAGACCATTCGCTCATTTCAAACATTTGGAGTGACATCATTACTGTTGTTTAATATTCAATGAGAGACGCCAGATATGGCACATATTGTTTCAGACAGGTTTCACATATATTGTCTCGTGACAGTTGAGGAAGTTGCAGTAAACGAGTGGTTTCATTCGCTGTAAATCATGGCAAGGTAAACACTGGGGTCAATATCCTAACCCGCTGTTTTATTTCCCTGGTGAACCTGGACGTATAGCGAGCTGCGTTACAGTAAATAACACCACACAGCCTTCCTCCAAGCTTTGTGCTTTTAAATAACCCAAACAACATAcccatttcatttcatttcatttcagagGTCAGAAACATTTAGTgagagtgttttttttgtgttaaaaCAAGCCGTTGTAAAGAGTGTTCGGTCTCTCATATGGAGCTGGTCGAATAGAAGAGAAAATAGAGAAACAGTagaggcaaagagagacagaatgaaaaGGAAGACTGGTactttatgttgtttttataaTATTTGGTGAACCCTGTGATCAAaggctagagggagagagacatgaaaGAGAAATAAAGTAAGGAAGATGATAAGAAAGAtcaaccaacaaacaaacaaacaaataaaatatcCTGTGGTTCAGTGATAAAAAGCAGGAGGAGTTATCCTCATTATATTAAAcatcaacagagagagagagagagagagagagagagagagagagagagagagagagagagagagagagagagagcgagagagagagagagagagagagagagagagagagagagagagagagagagagagagagagagagagcttcaggGGGCTTCATTTAAAGAAGCTGATGAGTGGCTGCAGGAAGAGTCCCACGGTCCCGAGGACACACACCGTCACAAAGACCCACAGGAAGATCCTGtcaatcaccatggcaacgtaCTTCCAGTCGTCCTCCAcctggagaagagaggagacaaattaaaatgagaggagaggtatggggagaggagaggagaggagagaggagaggagaggagaggagaggagagtagagaagagaagaggagagaggagaggagatttaAGGGAAGGGGAGGAATACATGTAAATATTGCTAAATGGAATCTACAAAAGCTGCGGATGCAAATTCATAGATCACATTATACAGCACTTcctatttttatgtgtgtgtgtgtgtgtgtgtgtgtgtgtgtgtgtgtgtgtgtgtgtgtgtgtgtgtgtgtgtgtgtgtgtgtgtgtgtgtgtgtgtgtgtgtttgtgtgtgtgtgtgtgtgtgtgtgtgtgtgtgtgtgtgtgtgtgtgtgtgtgtgtgtgtaaatgcattCCCATTGTTGATAATGCATATGCACTCTATTCCAGTGCAGTGAGCTGTGGCCTATTGGATTACCAACAGAGCAGCCACAACACTGTTGTCAGGACGTGAGAAGGAGATGGCTGTTCTCTGTGTATCATTCATGCATCCAGGCCTTACTGGGAAAGATGTCACCATGGAGAACAAATATATCAGCTCTGTGCAGAACACGAACAAGCTGCTTAACATTCTCATTCTACTGGATCCACCCCGGGTAGGTCCACAGCAGGTAGAGCTTGAAGATACCCCCCCcagtataaagtgtgtgtgtgtgtgtgtgtgtgtgtgtgtgtgtgtgtgtgtgtgtgtgtgtgtgtgtgtgtgtgtgtgtgtgtggggggggggggggggggggggggggggggggggggggggctgtgtgtatctgtctctctgtctgcgtatctgtatgtgtgtgtgtctgtgtgtctgtgtgtgtgtgtgtgtgtgtgtgtgtctgtctgtctgtctgtctgtctgtctgtctgtctgtctgtctgtctgtctgtctgtgtgcgtgtgtgcgtgagtgtgtttgtgtgtgtgtgtgtgtgtgtgtgtgtgtgtgtgtgtgtgtgtgtgtgtgtgtgtgtgtgtgtgtgtgtgtgtgtgtgtgtgtatgtgtgtgtgtgtgtgtgtgtgtgtgtgtgtgtgtgtgtgtgtgtgtgtgtgtgtgtgtgtgtgtgcctgtgtatgcctgcatgtggatatgtgtgtaaGATTCACTGCACTATGCTGCTGTATGTATTTCGGTATCAGCAGCACCCTATCTGACTGAAGACTGAAGTCCTGTAACACCCTGCTCCTACACTGAGTCCACCATCTCTGTGAACGGCCAAAAGCTTTCAGCGGTTGACCCGTTCACTAACATCCGAAGCACTTTGTCTCATGGTCTGCAATTGGACCATCAAGTTAACATTCTGATCGTCTGCGGGACTCGGTCTGGGGGAGGAACGGCGTGAGGCAGGAGACAGAGTCTGCCAGGCTGTCATGATGCCAGCTCTTCTTTATGGTGTGAAGCCTCTGTAGTCGACCAGCGCCAAGCCAGGAAATGGAACCACCTCCAACTGAACTGCCTGAGAAAACTGAGGATGAAGTGGTCACATAAACCCTAACATGGAAGTCCTAAACTACCAACCTCTCCATCCTGCACACAACTGCGAGTGAGTTGCCATGCGTTAGGAATGCCCTGCAAAGACAGGAGATCAAGATGCATTCTTTGGAGAGCTGAAAAATAGCAAACAAGAGCACGTTTGACCAGGGGGGCACTCCAGCGATACCCTTAAGGTATCCTGGAAGAGCTGAAAGCTGGGAACCCCCAGCAGACAGAGCTGCCTGGAGAAGAAAAGCCCAGATGGAGCCGTCCTCGACGGGAGATCCTCCGGTGTTGAAGCGGCAGCAGCTGAAAGGACTATTGGCCAAGAGCTCCACCCTCCTGACCAGCCGGCCACACCTCAGAGCTACGCCCTCAGAGCTACACCTCACTGACCAGCAGTCCCCACCTCAGAGCTCCCCTCTCAGAGCTCCAGCCTCCTGACCAGCGCCCCCCACCTCACCTGCTTGGCCTtgttactgcccccccccccctcacctgcgtGTCCTTGtttctgcccctccccccctcctcctcacctgcatGGCCTtgttcctgccccccccccccccccccccctcacctgcttGGCCTTGTTCCTGGTCCTCATGTTCTCGGCGATGTACTTGACGCTCTCGATGGCCTGCTTGATCTCAGGGGAGATCCCCGTCAGTGCCGCCAGGGCGCtgacgggggagggggcggcgtGGAGGGTcctggggggcttggggggctCGGGCTCCGGGGGTTCCGCTGGGCTTGGGGGGTTCCGGGGCAGAGGGGGCACCACGGGGGGTGGCACGGGGATGGGCACCTCCTTCCCGCGGTAGTTGCTCCTCCTGTTCAGGCTGCGGTCCTTGCTCAGCTCCCGGTACTCCAGGCAGTTCACCGCCGTCACGGCGCCCACGTTGGGGGCGGGGGCAGAGACGCCCACCCCCCCGCCGTCCGAGAGCTGCAGCCCCCCTATGCCCCCAGCGATCCCCCCCACCGTCACACTGTCATGCCTTATGCcatctactcctcctcctcctcctcctcctcctcctcctcctcctcctcctcctcctcctcctcctcctccggctgccAGGCTGTTCTTCCTCTTCCTAGCTCCTCCCTGGCTGCTGCTGaccactcctcctccacattcACCTCCTCTACCTActgccccttctcctcctcctcttcctcgtcgtcccccccccgcctccagcccGGTGAGGGCGCAGAGGGGGGGGTTGCAGCCCACGTCGAGGGGCCGCCTCATGAACATCACCCGGGGCAGGACATCCAGGAACACGGAACGCACCCAGGCCGGCATGGTGTGGGTCATGGGCGTGCGGTAGTGCACGTTGAGCACGAAGACCGTGATGACGATGCTGAGCGTGACGAAGATCATGGTGAAGAGGAGGTACTCGCCGATGAGCGGGATGACCAGCGAGGTGGAGGGAATGGTCTCAGTGATGACCAGCAGGAATACGGTGAGTGACAGCAGCACGGAAATGCAAAGCGTGACCTTCTCCCCGCAGTCGGACGGCAGGTAGAAGACCAGCACGGTGAGGAAGGAGATAAGCAGGCAGGGAATGATGAGGTT includes the following:
- the LOC115552792 gene encoding neuronal acetylcholine receptor subunit alpha-3; translation: MNLAGKLGCVVLVLLAAQGCCSSKGEDRLFRRLFRKYNQFIRPVENVSDPVMVAFQVSISQLVKVDEVNQIMETNLWLRHIWNDYKLKWAPVDYDGIEFIRVPSNKIWRPDIVLYNNAVGDFLVEDKTKALLKFDGTITWVPPAIFKSSCPMDITYFPFDYQNCSMKFGSWTYDKANIDLVLIGSKVNLKDFWESGEWEIIDAPGYKHDIKYNCCVEIYPDITYSFYIRRLPLFYTINLIIPCLLISFLTVLVFYLPSDCGEKVTLCISVLLSLTVFLLVITETIPSTSLVIPLIGEYLLFTMIFVTLSIVITVFVLNVHYRTPMTHTMPAWVRSVFLDVLPRVMFMRRPLDVGCNPPLCALTGLEAGGGRRGRGGGEGAVGRGGECGGGPPRTLHAAPSPVSALAALTGISPEIKQAIESVKYIAENMRTRNKAKQVEDDWKYVAMVIDRIFLWVFVTVCVLGTVGLFLQPLISFFK